The Armatimonadia bacterium region ATCCCGCGACGCTCCCGCTCCCGGAGCAACCCCTCCGGGTCCATCGCTTCCATACGCTCAATCAGGATCTGGTCCTGCCGGGCCGCCGTCTCGGGCGTCTCGAAGTGCGTCATGTCGGTGCTCGCAAGGATCACCGCATTGACGCCCTCCAACGCCTGGGCCAGCGCCCGACCCAGGCTGCCGACCGCATCGGCGTCCTGGTCAAGCATCATGATCGGCACGATCGGCATCTCCAGCCCGTAGAGGTGCTGGAGAAAGGGCACCTGCACCTCCAGGCTGTGCTCGCCGACGAACCCGCCGGCACCAACCTGCAGCCACGGGCAGAGCGCGATGATCCGGTCGGCTACCCGGGCGTCGATGGGAGACTCCCCGAGCGGAGTGAGCCACGAGCCCCGGGCCTGGATGGCGTCCACATACCGTCCTCGGCCATGATTGGGCCCCAGGATCACCAAGACCTCGGGGCGTCCATCGGCAGCCAGGGCCGCCATGCCCTTTGCCGCCGCCGGGCCTGAGTAGATGT contains the following coding sequences:
- the amrB gene encoding AmmeMemoRadiSam system protein B; translation: MSEGEVRRPAVAGMFYEGGRESLRRQIEACYLDSRGPGSLPQVNEEGPRKIVGLVSPHAGYIYSGPAAAKGMAALAADGRPEVLVILGPNHGRGRYVDAIQARGSWLTPLGESPIDARVADRIIALCPWLQVGAGGFVGEHSLEVQVPFLQHLYGLEMPIVPIMMLDQDADAVGSLGRALAQALEGVNAVILASTDMTHFETPETAARQDQILIERMEAMDPEGLLRERERRGITMCGYGPVAAMLTAARLLGASQASQIAYTNSGAVSAGREVVAYLSLQVRRA